The following is a genomic window from Alphaproteobacteria bacterium.
GAGCTCGAATGGCGGATTTCACGAAAAAGTACGATGTCCTTGTGGTCGGCGGCGGCAATGCGGCGCTTTGCTCGGCGATCAGCGCGCAGCAATCGGGCGCGTCCGTCCTCGTCCTCGAGGCGGCACCCAAGTTCTATCGCGGCGGCAACACGCGCCACACGCGCAACATGCGTTGCGCCCATGACAGCGCCACGGAGACCCTGACGGGACCTTATAGCGAGGAGGAATTCTGGGACGATCTCCTGCGCGTGACCGGTGGTCACACCGACGAAATCCTCGCTCGCGACATGATCCGCCAATCCAAGGCGATCCTGCCCTGGCTCGCCGAGCAAGGGGTGCGGTTCCAACCGCCCCTCGGCGGCACGCTCAGCCTCGGCCGGACCAATTCGTTCTTTCTCGGCGGCGGCAGGGCGATGCTGAACGCGCTTTACCGGAGCGCCGAGCGGCTCGGTGTCGAGGTCGCCTATGACGCCGAGGTGGTCGAACTCGATATCGACGGCAACACCTTCGTCTCGGCGACCGTTGCGCGCGGCGGAGAGCGATTGGTCGTGCATGCCGCTAATCTGGTCGCCGCGGCCGGCGGATTCGAAGCGAACATCGAATGGCTCAAAACCTACTGGGGTGAGGCTGCCGGGAATTTCATCATTCGCGGCACGCCATATAATCGCGGCTCGCTCCTCAAGGTTCTCCTCGACAAGGGTGTCGAGCCGGTGGGCGATCCGACCCAGTGCCATGCCGTCGCGATCGATGCGCGCGCACCCCGGTTCGATGGCGGCATCATCACGCGGCTCGACTGTGTCGTCTTCGGCATCGTCGTCAATAAGCGTGCCGAGCGCTTCTACGACGAGGGCGAGGATTTGTGGCCGAAACGTTACGCCATTTGGGGCCGGTTGGTTGCGGCGCAGCCGGAGCAGGTCGCCTACATTGTTTTCGATGCGCCATCGCTCACATTGTTCATGCCTTCGCTCTACCCTCCCTTCGAAGCGGGAAGTGTACGCGAGCTTGCGGGAAAGCTCGGCCTCGACGCCGACCGCCTCGCCGCGACGGTCGATCGATTCAACCGTGCGGTGCGGCCGGGAACCTTCGATCACACCGTGCTCGACGATTGCCGAACCGAAGGCCTGACGCCGCCTAAGAGCCATTGGGCACGGCCGATTTGCACGGCACCCTTCTATGCTTACCCGGTTCGTCCCGGGATCACATTCACCTATCTCGGCACGCGCGTGGACAGGGAAAGTCGCATGCTCATGAAAGGAGGCGCAGCTTCGGCCAATATGTTCGCGGCCGGCGAGATCATGGCGGGCAACGTGCTCGGCCGCGGCTATGCCGCCGGGATCGGCATGACCATCGGCAGCGTGTTCGGCCGCATCGCAGGACGGGAGGCCGCCGCCAATGCCCGCAACTAAAGCGCTCGCCGAGGCGGAGCGCCTCATGACCATCTGCAATTCGTGCCGCTATTGCGAGGGGCTGTGCGCGGTTTTTCCTGCGATGGAGATGCGGCGCGCGTTTTCGGACGGTGATCTTCATTACCTCGCCAACCTGTGTCACGACTGCGGCGCTTGCTATTACGACTGCCAGTTCTCTCCGCCCCACGAATTCGACGTCAATGTGCCAAAGACCTTCGCGCAAGT
Proteins encoded in this region:
- the tcuA gene encoding FAD-dependent tricarballylate dehydrogenase TcuA; translated protein: MADFTKKYDVLVVGGGNAALCSAISAQQSGASVLVLEAAPKFYRGGNTRHTRNMRCAHDSATETLTGPYSEEEFWDDLLRVTGGHTDEILARDMIRQSKAILPWLAEQGVRFQPPLGGTLSLGRTNSFFLGGGRAMLNALYRSAERLGVEVAYDAEVVELDIDGNTFVSATVARGGERLVVHAANLVAAAGGFEANIEWLKTYWGEAAGNFIIRGTPYNRGSLLKVLLDKGVEPVGDPTQCHAVAIDARAPRFDGGIITRLDCVVFGIVVNKRAERFYDEGEDLWPKRYAIWGRLVAAQPEQVAYIVFDAPSLTLFMPSLYPPFEAGSVRELAGKLGLDADRLAATVDRFNRAVRPGTFDHTVLDDCRTEGLTPPKSHWARPICTAPFYAYPVRPGITFTYLGTRVDRESRMLMKGGAASANMFAAGEIMAGNVLGRGYAAGIGMTIGSVFGRIAGREAAANARN